From one Variovorax sp. PBL-H6 genomic stretch:
- a CDS encoding peroxiredoxin-like family protein has product MLVPRQAAPQLIVDTVAHGSFDLAREEPRSMTLVCFYRGLHCPICTNYLKELERLTPVFEERGVSTIAISSDGEARAREMSHKIRASQLRVGYGLPLAVARDWGLYISESRGKTSIGIEEPPLFSEPGVFLIRPDRTVYYLSVQSMPFVRPPFGEMVQALDFIVKNAYPARGEYIGPL; this is encoded by the coding sequence ATGCTCGTTCCACGCCAAGCCGCACCGCAACTCATCGTCGACACTGTCGCCCACGGTTCTTTCGATCTTGCCCGGGAAGAGCCTCGGAGCATGACGCTCGTCTGCTTCTATCGTGGCCTGCACTGCCCCATCTGCACGAACTACCTCAAGGAGCTGGAGCGGCTGACGCCGGTCTTCGAGGAGCGCGGCGTGAGTACGATCGCCATCAGCTCCGACGGCGAAGCGCGTGCGAGGGAAATGTCGCACAAGATCCGGGCGTCGCAGCTCCGCGTCGGGTACGGTCTGCCACTGGCGGTGGCGCGCGACTGGGGCCTGTACATCTCCGAGTCCCGCGGGAAGACATCCATCGGCATCGAGGAACCTCCGCTCTTCTCGGAACCCGGCGTGTTCCTGATTCGGCCAGATCGTACTGTCTACTATCTTTCCGTCCAGTCGATGCCGTTCGTGCGGCCCCCCTTCGGCGAGATGGTCCAGGCCCTGGACTTCATCGTGAAGAACGCCTACCCGGCGCGCGGCGAGTACATCGGCCCGCTCTGA
- a CDS encoding sensor histidine kinase, which translates to MLSRSVALRVLSGLAVLAAIVLVTFAAWWSTLPMRDAALENARQETQHETLSLAEQFSAVTRSAISSLNAVCISMEAHGGPRGLAASEVRAELQRAAGDSVGTQAMFVVDATGTVVASVGMTKTQEGQSVRSRPVVAYHLSHPTDLGFHIDHAKYSEMTGGWVLPISRIVASSEGKMLGVVGVAINLSYIRDLYEKLGNLRRASFSILARNGEVILRHPFIDGVIGFYRSPIHEDGSYESTSELDGVTRILSYRELEGIDVVMRVGFPLDQVLAPWRDFARERVTWTASCLSVFAALCYAGWFVYQRYSQQIRAVEEGFERKESELRQEIDQIEDMSISLSQKVSTPLGRLRNILQADPEEVTALRDEIVASTIKMERLAQDVGALALARKTAVKRQDLDVTLMAHEIVRSLEAANPTRSVDVRIQEKMYATADARLLKVVLFNLIGNAWKFTALTPAAIIEVGARAGLTETIFFVRDNGPGFDPGDAKWIFKPFHRLPTSAEFEGQGIGLTAAQRIIQRHGGRIWAKGRVRKGAAFFFTVQPELAIHGETFRHARP; encoded by the coding sequence ATGTTGTCCCGCTCCGTAGCACTCCGCGTTCTCTCGGGGCTGGCCGTCCTCGCTGCCATCGTTCTTGTCACCTTTGCCGCCTGGTGGTCGACGCTACCCATGCGTGACGCGGCGCTTGAGAACGCGCGCCAAGAGACACAGCACGAGACTCTCAGTCTCGCGGAGCAATTCTCCGCGGTCACGCGCAGCGCCATCTCCAGCCTGAACGCCGTTTGCATCTCGATGGAAGCGCACGGGGGGCCGCGCGGTCTCGCAGCCTCAGAAGTGCGCGCGGAACTACAGCGCGCAGCCGGTGACTCTGTCGGCACGCAAGCAATGTTCGTGGTCGATGCGACCGGGACGGTCGTGGCGAGCGTTGGGATGACTAAGACTCAGGAAGGTCAGTCGGTGCGAAGCCGCCCGGTGGTCGCCTACCACCTCAGCCACCCGACGGATCTCGGATTTCACATCGACCATGCCAAGTATTCCGAGATGACCGGTGGATGGGTTCTGCCCATTTCACGCATCGTTGCGTCGAGCGAGGGAAAGATGCTGGGCGTGGTCGGCGTGGCGATCAACCTCTCGTACATTCGAGACCTTTACGAGAAGCTGGGAAATCTGCGGCGCGCCAGCTTTTCGATCCTTGCGCGCAACGGGGAGGTCATTCTCCGCCACCCCTTCATCGACGGCGTCATTGGTTTCTACCGTAGTCCGATCCATGAGGACGGCTCATACGAATCCACGAGCGAGCTTGATGGCGTTACGCGGATCCTCAGCTATCGAGAACTCGAAGGCATCGATGTCGTGATGCGGGTTGGCTTTCCTCTGGATCAGGTGCTTGCACCATGGCGAGACTTCGCCCGAGAACGTGTGACCTGGACGGCGTCGTGCCTGAGCGTGTTTGCTGCGCTGTGCTACGCAGGTTGGTTTGTTTACCAGAGATATAGCCAGCAAATACGAGCTGTGGAAGAAGGCTTCGAAAGGAAGGAAAGCGAGCTGCGCCAAGAAATCGATCAGATCGAAGACATGTCGATCTCGCTGTCGCAGAAAGTCTCGACACCGCTCGGTCGGTTGCGCAACATCCTGCAAGCTGACCCCGAGGAGGTGACCGCGTTGCGCGACGAAATCGTAGCGTCCACGATCAAGATGGAAAGACTCGCTCAAGATGTGGGAGCCTTGGCGCTTGCGCGAAAGACCGCCGTCAAGCGGCAGGATCTCGACGTGACGTTGATGGCGCATGAAATCGTGCGGTCGCTAGAGGCCGCAAATCCGACCCGCTCGGTCGACGTCCGCATTCAGGAGAAGATGTACGCGACGGCAGATGCCAGACTTCTGAAGGTGGTGCTGTTTAACCTCATTGGCAACGCATGGAAGTTCACGGCGCTCACGCCGGCGGCCATCATCGAGGTCGGGGCGCGGGCGGGACTGACCGAAACGATCTTCTTCGTGCGCGACAACGGCCCCGGTTTCGATCCGGGTGACGCGAAGTGGATCTTCAAGCCATTCCATCGACTCCCGACTTCAGCGGAGTTTGAGGGACAAGGCATCGGCCTCACGGCCGCTCAGCGCATCATCCAACGCCACGGCGGGCGCATCTGGGCCAAGGGCAGAGTACGCAAGGGCGCCGCGTTCTTCTTTACTGTCCAGCCGGAATTGGCGATCCATGGTGAAACCTTCAGGCACGCACGCCCGTAG
- a CDS encoding nitroreductase family protein yields MSNAVIETILSRSAAKYYDPAATLSDDQIRDLVRIGTSAPTSFHLQNWRFIAVRTPEAKARLRPIAWDQPAITDAAVTFIVIGRLADASTIPDRLAPVVEAGIMPARFVPEWEMPARGLYDDQPQRQRDEAVRTATFGTAAMIYTARSLGWGSTPMIGFDAEAVHREFDLADDEIPVMLLTVGPERIGNWPQKPRMPVADVLDFV; encoded by the coding sequence ATGAGCAACGCCGTCATCGAAACCATCCTGAGCCGTAGTGCCGCCAAGTATTACGACCCTGCAGCGACCCTGAGCGACGATCAGATCCGCGACCTCGTGCGTATCGGTACTTCCGCGCCGACATCCTTTCATCTGCAGAACTGGCGATTCATTGCCGTGCGCACACCTGAGGCCAAGGCCCGGTTGCGCCCGATCGCCTGGGATCAGCCGGCGATCACCGACGCAGCTGTCACGTTCATCGTCATTGGCCGGTTGGCCGATGCCAGCACCATCCCCGATCGGCTCGCGCCAGTGGTGGAGGCCGGCATCATGCCGGCGCGGTTCGTGCCGGAATGGGAGATGCCAGCTCGCGGGTTGTATGACGATCAACCCCAACGGCAACGAGACGAGGCGGTGCGCACTGCGACCTTTGGCACCGCGGCAATGATCTACACAGCCCGCTCGCTGGGCTGGGGTTCGACGCCGATGATCGGTTTCGACGCAGAAGCTGTGCATCGCGAGTTCGACCTCGCCGACGATGAAATCCCGGTGATGTTGCTGACCGTTGGGCCGGAGCGCATTGGCAACTGGCCTCAGAAGCCGCGCATGCCAGTGGCCGATGTACTGGACTTTGTTTGA
- a CDS encoding carboxymuconolactone decarboxylase family protein produces MTRTNALKPEQVPAESKSTLDAFTRNIGFTPNMMAAFAQSPIAFNAWASLLGSLSKALDVKTRDSIGLAVSEVNGCDYCLGVHSFTAEHMAKMPADDIILARKGHASDSKRDAAVQFARQVIESRGKVGDADVQAVRDAGYTEANVIEIVALVAMYSLTNFFNNVFDPEKDFPAVAPAGSI; encoded by the coding sequence ATGACCCGAACCAACGCTCTCAAGCCGGAACAAGTGCCGGCCGAATCCAAGTCGACTCTCGATGCGTTCACCAGGAACATTGGATTCACCCCGAACATGATGGCCGCCTTCGCGCAGAGCCCGATCGCTTTCAATGCATGGGCCTCCCTGCTTGGCTCCTTGAGCAAGGCGCTCGATGTGAAGACCCGCGACAGCATCGGCCTGGCCGTCTCCGAAGTGAACGGCTGCGACTACTGCCTGGGGGTGCATAGCTTCACCGCCGAGCACATGGCCAAGATGCCGGCCGATGACATCATCCTCGCGCGAAAGGGCCACGCGAGCGATTCCAAACGGGACGCTGCCGTCCAGTTTGCGCGCCAAGTCATCGAGAGCCGAGGCAAGGTCGGTGATGCCGATGTGCAAGCCGTGCGCGACGCCGGCTACACGGAAGCGAACGTCATCGAGATCGTCGCGCTTGTGGCGATGTACTCGCTGACGAACTTCTTCAACAACGTGTTCGACCCAGAGAAGGACTTTCCTGCCGTTGCGCCGGCCGGATCGATCTGA
- a CDS encoding adenylate/guanylate cyclase domain-containing protein, whose protein sequence is MVDTLSAVTRERLRRFMRILRMAAVIGVGVGAVYGAAIAGPGVRALLRSALISIPIGVVDALLTAAWIAGIELFLLPRVSMRWLDALPFVAVFALKTLVYGAIAGLVLAGQPGERLLGVVTVYNARTGLIAVFLSLVPVAVIVMMFQAAGLVGYRTFMALLLGKYRRPFVERRFFLFVDVVGSTAIAERLGPLEAHRFLAAVFSTVAEPIEMCRGEIYQYVGDEIVITWVEADGVADARALRCFFAMRAALSADANRFVQRFGVQPELRAALHLGEVIAGEVGQVRRAIVFHGDVMNTTGRLEQATREIGCLFIASEDALACLVPPSEIRIQDLGALALRGRVEPIHAFRVDHSEGSAPRSG, encoded by the coding sequence ATGGTCGACACGCTTTCTGCCGTCACGCGAGAGCGGCTGCGGCGCTTCATGCGCATCTTGCGCATGGCCGCGGTCATTGGTGTTGGCGTCGGGGCAGTCTACGGCGCCGCCATTGCCGGACCGGGCGTTCGCGCGCTACTGCGTTCAGCACTGATCTCTATCCCGATTGGTGTCGTTGACGCCTTGCTCACGGCTGCATGGATCGCCGGCATCGAGCTTTTCCTGCTGCCTCGCGTTTCAATGCGATGGCTCGACGCACTGCCCTTCGTCGCGGTGTTTGCCCTGAAGACGCTTGTCTATGGCGCCATCGCAGGGTTGGTTCTCGCTGGACAGCCGGGAGAGCGCTTGTTAGGCGTTGTCACCGTCTATAACGCGCGCACCGGCCTGATTGCGGTTTTCCTGTCGCTCGTGCCAGTTGCCGTCATCGTGATGATGTTTCAGGCCGCCGGCCTCGTTGGCTACCGCACTTTCATGGCCCTTTTGCTCGGAAAGTATCGCCGGCCCTTCGTCGAGCGACGCTTCTTCCTTTTCGTCGACGTGGTGGGCTCCACCGCGATCGCCGAGCGCCTCGGGCCGCTCGAGGCACACCGCTTCCTCGCCGCTGTATTTTCTACGGTCGCCGAACCGATCGAGATGTGTCGGGGCGAAATCTACCAATACGTCGGTGACGAGATCGTCATCACCTGGGTCGAGGCCGACGGCGTTGCCGACGCGAGGGCGTTGCGCTGCTTCTTCGCGATGCGCGCGGCGCTCAGCGCGGACGCAAACCGGTTCGTTCAACGCTTTGGAGTTCAACCGGAGTTGCGCGCGGCCCTGCATCTGGGCGAAGTCATTGCCGGCGAGGTCGGCCAGGTGCGCCGTGCGATCGTCTTCCATGGCGACGTCATGAACACGACCGGGCGGCTCGAGCAGGCGACCCGCGAAATCGGATGTTTGTTCATCGCATCGGAAGACGCGCTCGCCTGCCTTGTTCCACCGTCCGAAATCCGTATTCAGGACCTTGGTGCGCTGGCGCTGCGCGGTAGAGTCGAGCCCATTCATGCCTTCCGTGTCGATCATTCCGAAGGCAGCGCTCCGAGGAGCGGTTGA
- a CDS encoding Bug family tripartite tricarboxylate transporter substrate binding protein, with product MRNSVPGRRKALVTCLLLVAAAAAHAAGFPERPIRLIVGFPAGGGADFVARQVAQNLGQALGGSVVVENRPGANGTIAAADVARSPADGYTLLLGATASQSISPALTSKLPYDALRDFTPITMVGSTPLVLVVNPKMPAKTVGEFLAHVNTGDKPLTYGSAGTGNITHMTAELFMQSTGATRLQHIPYKGSSQVIADLLGGHIGAYFDTLPSSLPFIRNSQLRALAVTSAERAGAAPEIPTMRESGVAGFNASTWFGVLAPAKLSPELTNRLYEALRSSGSTPQARQAMTERGVEPVFVTPAHFQAELEADLARWREVTQKARISLD from the coding sequence ATGCGCAACTCAGTTCCGGGCCGGCGAAAGGCGTTGGTCACCTGCCTGCTGCTCGTGGCCGCGGCCGCGGCCCATGCGGCGGGGTTCCCAGAGCGCCCGATCCGCCTGATCGTGGGCTTCCCGGCCGGTGGAGGCGCCGACTTCGTCGCGCGTCAGGTAGCGCAGAACCTGGGGCAGGCCCTCGGCGGCAGTGTCGTCGTCGAAAACCGGCCCGGTGCCAACGGCACGATCGCCGCCGCCGACGTCGCGCGCAGTCCGGCCGATGGCTACACGCTGCTGCTGGGAGCGACTGCCAGCCAGTCGATCAGCCCCGCGCTTACGTCCAAGCTGCCGTACGACGCGCTGCGCGATTTCACGCCGATCACGATGGTGGGCTCCACGCCGCTGGTGCTGGTCGTCAATCCGAAGATGCCGGCCAAGACGGTGGGCGAATTCCTCGCCCACGTGAACACCGGCGACAAGCCTCTCACCTACGGATCCGCGGGCACGGGCAACATCACGCACATGACGGCGGAACTCTTCATGCAGTCGACAGGCGCGACCCGGCTGCAGCACATTCCCTACAAGGGCAGCAGCCAGGTCATTGCGGACCTGCTGGGCGGCCACATCGGCGCCTACTTCGACACGCTGCCTTCGTCCCTGCCCTTCATTCGCAACAGCCAGTTGCGGGCGCTGGCCGTGACGAGCGCAGAGCGCGCGGGCGCCGCGCCCGAGATCCCGACCATGCGGGAATCGGGCGTGGCCGGCTTCAACGCCAGCACCTGGTTCGGCGTGCTCGCACCGGCGAAGCTGAGCCCAGAGCTGACGAACCGCCTCTACGAAGCGCTGCGCAGCAGTGGCAGCACACCCCAGGCACGCCAGGCCATGACGGAACGCGGCGTTGAACCGGTGTTCGTCACGCCTGCGCACTTCCAGGCGGAACTCGAGGCGGATCTCGCGCGGTGGCGTGAGGTCACGCAAAAGGCCAGGATCAGCCTGGACTGA
- a CDS encoding CaiB/BaiF CoA transferase family protein, producing MDQAPLAGRRVIELGTMLAAPFATHILSQLGAEVIKVESPAGDPTRSLVRGGPSGTFIAYSHGKKSVCIDLSRPDGHAAFCKLLATADALVHNLAPKAARKLRLTREECEAVNPRLIYCHIRGYAAGPQADDLASNPVAEASTGVMEANRINGRPSRLGPSYHDQFAGAYAVIGILVSMLQAQAGRPARPVEVGLYETGLHVASRDLVGVQLKTQLLGRAEREPHGEFSMPGYGAYLTSDERWIYLLMLNDGHWLKFCQAMQLPQANDASLATLRQRKKAREQCESLVKAAIAAHRFDDAAARLRAAGMGFTEVLPLERVLEAPQAHQPGKLRDVRFRGLAFEVPEFPALDASREGVQTLPPADLGEHTLEVLQTAGVSPRECEALVMAGAVATTKPGNFAWAPVREVA from the coding sequence ATGGACCAAGCTCCCCTGGCGGGCCGCCGCGTGATCGAACTGGGAACCATGCTGGCCGCCCCTTTCGCGACTCACATCCTTTCGCAGCTCGGCGCGGAAGTGATCAAGGTGGAGTCCCCCGCCGGCGACCCCACCCGAAGCCTGGTGCGCGGTGGCCCGAGCGGCACCTTCATCGCGTACAGCCACGGCAAGAAGAGCGTGTGCATCGATCTGTCCAGGCCGGACGGCCACGCGGCCTTTTGCAAGCTGCTCGCCACGGCCGACGCCCTTGTCCACAACCTGGCGCCGAAGGCGGCACGCAAGCTCAGGCTGACGCGCGAGGAATGCGAGGCCGTCAACCCCCGCCTCATCTACTGCCACATTCGCGGCTACGCCGCCGGACCGCAGGCCGACGACCTCGCCTCGAACCCGGTGGCCGAAGCCTCGACGGGCGTGATGGAGGCCAACCGCATCAATGGACGGCCGAGCCGCCTCGGGCCCTCCTACCACGACCAGTTCGCGGGCGCGTACGCGGTGATCGGCATCCTCGTGTCGATGCTTCAGGCCCAGGCGGGCCGCCCCGCCCGGCCGGTGGAGGTCGGCCTTTATGAGACCGGCCTGCACGTCGCGTCGCGCGACCTCGTGGGCGTGCAGCTGAAGACGCAGTTGCTGGGCCGCGCCGAGCGTGAGCCGCACGGCGAATTCAGCATGCCGGGCTATGGCGCCTACCTCACGTCCGACGAGCGCTGGATATACCTGCTGATGCTCAACGACGGCCATTGGCTGAAGTTCTGCCAAGCGATGCAGTTGCCGCAGGCGAACGACGCATCGCTCGCCACCCTGCGCCAGCGCAAGAAGGCACGCGAGCAGTGCGAAAGCCTTGTGAAGGCAGCCATCGCGGCCCATCGTTTCGACGACGCCGCGGCGCGCCTGCGGGCCGCCGGCATGGGCTTCACCGAGGTGCTTCCGCTGGAGCGCGTGCTCGAAGCGCCGCAGGCCCATCAGCCCGGCAAGCTGCGGGACGTGCGCTTTCGCGGCCTGGCCTTCGAGGTGCCCGAGTTCCCCGCACTCGATGCCTCGCGAGAAGGTGTGCAGACCCTTCCGCCGGCGGACCTCGGCGAACACACGCTGGAAGTGCTCCAGACGGCCGGAGTGTCGCCGCGCGAATGCGAGGCGCTGGTCATGGCGGGGGCCGTCGCCACCACAAAGCCGGGAAATTTCGCCTGGGCACCAGTGCGCGAGGTCGCGTGA
- a CDS encoding ABC transporter substrate-binding protein yields the protein MRRRTFLSSSAVAASVALPGWAQAQPASPGIDAASKTVTVGAFTPISGPVPFYTILTHAAESCFKWANETNALNGWKINFVTYDDGYEPARSVAVTRRLVEENKIFALTAATGTAQSVAVIPYAKEIGLPMIGPIGGASALFSERLVFPLLPDYGWSAAANLDYAWTDLKASRVALLWENDELGRSAKRGLDLHMASSKKEPAESIPFEVRNTDFTPHVRRLANAKAEVVILFGSNANLAAALKAAERIGYEAKWMAPFFTADPTTRKLAGPLLDGVYFSSWLLPVTSDDVDVKAYRDNVGKLYPNDPIGVFGLNGWSNGALFVKGFQMLLASGKPLTRENLVAVMETMTNQNIGGARGVSFKAGDHRGARAEGIIQAQANGSFKLVREFHPYPAEVFDAKLA from the coding sequence ATGCGCAGAAGGACTTTTCTCTCCAGCAGTGCCGTTGCAGCCTCAGTGGCCCTGCCGGGCTGGGCGCAGGCGCAGCCGGCGTCGCCCGGCATCGATGCAGCGAGCAAGACCGTCACCGTGGGCGCGTTTACGCCCATTTCGGGACCGGTGCCCTTCTATACGATCCTCACGCACGCGGCGGAGTCCTGCTTCAAATGGGCCAACGAGACCAACGCGCTCAATGGCTGGAAGATCAATTTCGTCACCTACGACGACGGCTACGAGCCGGCCCGCAGCGTGGCCGTCACGCGGCGCCTGGTGGAAGAGAACAAGATCTTCGCGCTTACGGCCGCCACGGGCACCGCGCAGTCGGTGGCCGTCATCCCCTATGCGAAGGAAATCGGTCTCCCCATGATCGGCCCGATCGGCGGCGCCTCGGCGCTGTTCTCGGAGCGGCTGGTGTTCCCACTCCTGCCCGACTATGGCTGGTCGGCCGCCGCGAACCTCGACTACGCCTGGACCGACCTCAAGGCCAGCCGCGTCGCGTTGCTCTGGGAAAACGACGAACTCGGCCGCTCGGCCAAGCGCGGGCTCGACCTGCACATGGCCTCGAGCAAGAAGGAGCCGGCGGAGTCGATTCCCTTCGAAGTGCGCAACACGGACTTCACGCCGCACGTGCGCCGCCTGGCCAACGCGAAGGCGGAGGTGGTGATCCTGTTCGGCTCCAACGCCAACCTGGCCGCGGCGCTCAAGGCCGCGGAGCGCATCGGCTACGAGGCCAAGTGGATGGCGCCGTTCTTCACCGCTGACCCGACCACGCGCAAGCTTGCCGGACCCCTCCTCGACGGTGTGTACTTCTCGTCGTGGCTCTTGCCTGTGACCTCGGACGACGTGGACGTGAAGGCCTACCGCGACAACGTCGGCAAGCTCTACCCCAATGACCCGATCGGCGTCTTCGGCCTCAACGGCTGGAGCAACGGCGCGCTGTTCGTGAAAGGCTTCCAGATGCTCCTGGCCAGCGGCAAGCCGTTGACGCGCGAAAACCTGGTGGCCGTGATGGAGACCATGACCAACCAGAACATCGGTGGCGCCAGAGGCGTGAGCTTCAAGGCCGGTGACCACCGGGGCGCGCGGGCCGAGGGGATCATCCAGGCGCAGGCGAACGGCAGCTTCAAGCTGGTACGTGAGTTCCACCCGTACCCGGCCGAAGTGTTCGACGCCAAGCTCGCATGA
- a CDS encoding FAS1-like dehydratase domain-containing protein has protein sequence MSNAYDAWIGREEERSERVLAKAAQAMAATLDLDAAPAAGEPLPPGWQWMFFNPAVARSGLGPDGHPKRGGFLPPIELPRRMWAGSRLRYLADLPVDAQATRRSRILKVENKTGKRGALWFVTVEHTTTCAGQTCIVEEQDIVYREATPPATPAATPQPHDGVAQWGREVVPDTTLLFRYSALTFNGHRIHYDQAYARDEEGYADLVVHGPLTATLLQQLALAQGGGRPLGRFEFRGVSPLFVGRAFKLEGREAEDGTLALWARGPAGELAMSATAAFR, from the coding sequence ATGAGCAACGCCTACGACGCCTGGATCGGCCGCGAGGAAGAGCGCAGCGAACGCGTGCTGGCCAAGGCGGCGCAGGCCATGGCGGCCACGCTCGACCTGGATGCCGCGCCTGCGGCGGGCGAGCCGCTGCCGCCCGGGTGGCAGTGGATGTTCTTCAATCCCGCCGTGGCGCGCAGCGGGCTCGGCCCTGACGGTCACCCGAAGCGAGGAGGCTTCCTGCCGCCGATCGAGTTGCCGCGCCGCATGTGGGCCGGCAGCCGTCTGCGCTATCTCGCGGACCTGCCGGTGGATGCCCAGGCGACGCGCCGCAGCCGAATCCTCAAGGTCGAGAACAAGACGGGCAAGCGCGGCGCGCTGTGGTTCGTGACCGTGGAGCACACCACCACCTGTGCGGGCCAGACCTGCATTGTCGAAGAGCAGGACATCGTCTACCGCGAAGCGACACCACCCGCGACACCGGCAGCCACACCGCAGCCGCACGACGGCGTCGCGCAGTGGGGCCGCGAGGTCGTCCCCGATACGACCTTGCTCTTCCGCTACTCGGCGCTGACCTTCAACGGCCACCGCATCCACTACGACCAGGCCTATGCGCGCGACGAAGAGGGCTATGCCGATCTCGTGGTGCACGGCCCGCTCACCGCCACGCTGCTGCAGCAGCTTGCGCTGGCGCAAGGCGGCGGGCGCCCGCTGGGGCGTTTCGAGTTCCGCGGCGTCAGCCCGCTGTTCGTCGGTCGCGCCTTCAAGCTCGAAGGCCGCGAGGCCGAGGACGGCACGCTCGCGCTGTGGGCGCGTGGTCCCGCCGGCGAACTGGCGATGTCCGCCACCGCCGCGTTCCGATGA
- a CDS encoding SDR family NAD(P)-dependent oxidoreductase, whose amino-acid sequence MAQHLSGPANLEGQVALITGGAGGMGRAIAKAFHAAGARVVATDRAAHEDIGPGIQYRAYDVTSRSETDKVIDAVLAEHGRVDILVLCAGIIARTPLGDSTDDEWDAIMSVNVRGVVNPARKLFPLMCERGFGKILAAGSIAAKNGGVASGPAYVASKAAVHGMMRWIAKAGAPHGVYANTLAPGPVETAMWANVTGGTAAPSANTTVPLGRYGNADDIAQAALFLCSPASNWITGTSLDISGGMWMN is encoded by the coding sequence ATGGCACAACATCTGAGCGGCCCCGCGAACCTCGAAGGCCAGGTTGCCCTGATCACGGGCGGCGCAGGCGGCATGGGCCGCGCGATCGCCAAGGCCTTCCATGCGGCGGGCGCGCGCGTGGTTGCCACCGACCGCGCGGCGCACGAGGACATCGGCCCGGGCATCCAGTACCGCGCGTACGACGTCACCTCGCGCTCGGAAACCGACAAGGTCATCGATGCGGTGCTCGCGGAGCACGGCAGGGTCGACATCCTCGTGCTGTGCGCCGGCATCATCGCGCGCACGCCGCTGGGCGACAGCACGGACGACGAGTGGGACGCCATCATGTCGGTCAACGTGCGTGGCGTGGTCAATCCCGCGCGCAAGCTCTTTCCGCTGATGTGCGAGCGCGGCTTCGGGAAGATCCTGGCGGCCGGTTCGATTGCCGCGAAGAACGGCGGCGTGGCTTCGGGGCCCGCCTACGTGGCGTCCAAGGCCGCGGTGCACGGGATGATGCGCTGGATCGCCAAGGCCGGCGCCCCGCACGGCGTCTATGCCAACACCCTGGCGCCCGGACCGGTCGAGACCGCCATGTGGGCCAACGTCACCGGCGGCACCGCGGCACCCTCGGCAAATACCACGGTGCCGCTTGGCCGCTACGGCAACGCCGACGACATCGCGCAGGCGGCGCTCTTCCTGTGCTCGCCGGCTTCCAACTGGATCACGGGCACGTCGCTGGACATCAGCGGCGGCATGTGGATGAACTGA
- a CDS encoding NAD(P)-dependent oxidoreductase codes for MAANAVPVIGFIGLGVMGGAMCRNMALKHAGEVIAFDTNPKAFEVLEGTKARIVGTVAELSAKADVVFLSLPGGPQVEAVCLGAQGLTSGARKPAVIVDLSTTTVASARAVGAKLASLGTAFSDAPVARTREAAQRGELSIMVGADESLYARIEPLLRYIATDVTHCGDVGCGQVVKLINNALVFENTVALAEMMVLGERAGVQSAVLLDAVSKGSGDSFVLRNHGRKSMLPRQFPEKSFPPEYALKDIGYVLELATQTGVSAHVTELAQRYYAATAANGFGGRYFPAVIEVIDRNIGPAQAEAKA; via the coding sequence ATGGCAGCCAACGCAGTGCCGGTCATCGGCTTCATCGGTCTCGGCGTCATGGGCGGCGCGATGTGCCGCAACATGGCCCTGAAGCATGCCGGCGAGGTGATCGCGTTCGACACGAACCCGAAGGCCTTCGAGGTGCTGGAGGGCACGAAGGCGCGCATCGTCGGTACGGTGGCCGAACTCTCGGCAAAGGCCGACGTGGTGTTCCTGTCGCTGCCCGGCGGGCCGCAGGTGGAGGCCGTGTGCCTGGGTGCCCAGGGCCTGACCAGCGGCGCGAGGAAGCCTGCGGTGATCGTCGACCTGAGCACCACCACCGTGGCCTCCGCACGCGCCGTGGGCGCGAAGCTCGCCTCCCTGGGCACCGCTTTCTCGGATGCGCCGGTGGCCCGCACCCGCGAGGCCGCGCAGCGGGGCGAGCTGAGCATCATGGTCGGCGCCGATGAATCGCTCTATGCGCGCATCGAGCCGCTGCTGCGCTACATCGCCACCGACGTGACCCATTGCGGCGACGTGGGCTGCGGGCAGGTCGTGAAGCTGATCAATAACGCACTGGTGTTCGAGAACACGGTGGCGCTGGCCGAGATGATGGTGCTGGGCGAGCGCGCCGGCGTGCAATCGGCGGTGCTGCTGGACGCGGTCTCCAAAGGCTCGGGCGACAGCTTCGTGCTGCGCAACCACGGCCGCAAGTCGATGCTGCCGCGGCAGTTCCCGGAGAAATCCTTCCCGCCCGAGTACGCGCTGAAGGACATTGGCTACGTGCTCGAACTCGCCACCCAGACCGGCGTCTCGGCGCATGTGACCGAGCTTGCGCAGCGGTACTACGCAGCGACGGCGGCCAACGGATTCGGCGGGCGCTACTTTCCGGCGGTGATCGAGGTGATCGACCGCAATATCGGCCCGGCGCAGGCCGAGGCCAAGGCCTGA